The DNA segment TCGCCTTCGCGAACGGTGACCAGACGCTCTTTCGGCGTCATGTAAACGCTGACCGGTTGGCTCAGGTCGGTTACAAAACGCACGTCACGACCGGTGATGATCCCGACCAGTTCGTTGTCTTGCGTCACGACCGGGTAGCCTGCAAAGCCATTGCGTTCGGTCAGTTCTTTCACTTCACGCAGAGTGGTCGTCGGCAGAACGGTTTGCGGGTCAGTTACTACGCCAGATTCATGTTTTTTCACGCGGCGAACTTCTTCTGCCTGACGCTCAATTGACATGTTTTTGTGGATAAAACCGATGCCGCCTTCCTGTGCCAGTGCAATCGCGAGGCGCGCTTCAGTCACGGTATCCATCGCTGCGGAGAGCATAGGAATGTTCAGACGAATGGTTTTCGTCAACTGCGTGCTGAGGTCAGCAGTATTCGGCAGAACGGTGGAATGAGCGGGAACAAGGAGGACGTCGTCAAACGTCAAAGCTTCTTTAGCAATACGTAGCATGGGCAATATCTCTAACCTGGGGGTGGATAAATATTGCCGTGGCATTATACAGAGCGTAATCGGTTGCATCCACACTTTTTTGCAAATAATGCTTGCGCTCCTGCTCAGGCGGGTTACTATCGATTGAATAACCTGCTGATTTAGAATTTGATCCCGCTCACATGTTATCCTCTCAGACCTCCGCAATTTTTACTGTTAGCCGCCTTAATCAGACGGTTCGTCTGCTGTTAGAACAGGAGATGGGACAGGTCTGGATCAGCGGCGAGATTTCCAATTTCTCGCAGCCGTCATCGGGGCACTGGTACTTCACGCTGAAAGATGACACGGCACAAGTCCGCTGTGCAATGTTCCGCAACAGCAATCGTCGGGTGACCTTTCGCCCTCAGCACGGCCAGCAGGTTCTGGTTCGCGCCAATATCACCCTGTACGAGCCGCGCGGCGACTATCAGATTATCGTCGAAAGCATGCAGCCTGCCGGTGAAGGTCTGCTCCAGCAAAAGTATGAACAATTAAAAGCTAAACTGCAGGCTGAAGGGCTTTTTGATCAGCAGCATAAGCAGCCGCTTCCCTCTCCTGCCCACTGCGTGGGGGTGATTACCTCAAAAACCGGGGCCGCGCTGCACGATATTCTCCATGTCCTGAAACGTCGCGATCCCTCTTTACCGGTTATCATCTATCCGACCGCCGTCCAGGGTGACGACGCACCGGGGCAAATTGTCCGCGCAATCGAACTGGCGAATACGCGCCAGGAGTGTGATGTCCTGATCGTCGGGCGCGGCGGCGGTTCGCTGGAAGATTTATGGAGCTTTAACGACGAGCGCGTCGCACGGGCTATTTTTGCCAGCGCGATCCCGGTAGTCAGCGCCGTCGGCCACGAAACGGACGTCACTATTGCCGATTTTATTGCCGACCTGCGTGCGCCGACGCCTTCGGCCGCCGCTGAAATGGTCAGCCGAAATCAGCAAGAGTTGCTGCGTCAGATCCTGTCTGCACAGCAGCGTCTCGGCATGGCGATGGATTACTTTCTGGCGAACCGCAGTCGTCGATTCACCCAGATCTATCATCGCCTGCAACAGCAACATCCACAGCTGCGTCTCGCTCGTCAGCAAACGGCACTGGAGAGGTTGCATCAGCGCATGAACGTGGCCATCGACGGTCAGTTGAAGCGCACCAGCCAGCGGCAATCCCGTCTGCTGCAACGCCTGAGCCAGCAAAATCCGCAACCGCGCATTCATCGCGCGCAAACCCGCATTCAGCAACTGGAATATCGGTTGGCGGAGAATGTGCGTTCCCGTCTGAGCGCCACGCGGGAACGCTTTGGCAATGCGGTAACACATCTGGAAGCGGTCAGCCCACTCTCAACTCTGGCACGTGGCTACAGCGTCTCTACCGCCAACGATGGCAAAGTGCTGAAAAAAGTGAAACAGGTGAAAACGGGTGATGTGATGACCACCCGACTGGAAGACGGCTGGGTGGAGAGCCAGGTCACTGATATTAAACCGGTGAAGAAGCGCGCCCGCAAGTAAGTGGCTCAGCCTCTGGCAGAAACTGAGCAACGTCCGGTCACGCGTCAGGCAGCGTAAACTCAACGCGTTTTTTGGAAATCAGCCCGTGGCCATTCTGGCAAAAATAATCCACCGCGCCACAAGCTTTCAACACCTGTAGCGGCTGGTGGCAATCCGGGCATCGCGCTTCAACGGTAAAATCTGTATGGCAGGTCGCGCAATGGGCCGTTTCTCCATTGCGTTCCAGCAAGTTTTGACAAACAGGGCAAATCAGTTCCATATCACCTCCTTCACTCTCCTCTTCAGCTGAAGAGGATGCCAATGACCAGGACGTTCTGTCCTGAAGATACAGACACCAAAAAGCCCGACGGTCGCGGGCTTTTAGGCATTATCTGAATGGCAGATAAGTTATTACTTACTTTTCTTGATGTGTTTAATCAGACGCTTACGCTTGCGCATCTGGGTCGGCGTCAGCGTATTGCGCTTGTTGGCATACGGGTTCTCGCCCTCTTTAAACTGAATGCGGATCGGCGTCCCCATCACTTCCAGCGATTTACGGAAGTAGTTCATCAGGTAGCGCTTATAGGAATCCGGCAGGTCTTTAACCTGGTTACCGTGAATCACCACAATCGGCGGGTTATAGCCCCCCGCGTGAGCATATTTCAGTTTCACGCGACGACCACGGACCAGCGGCGGCTGATGATCTTCGACCGCCATCGTCATGATACGGGTCAGCATCGCCGTGCTAACGCGACGGGTGGAGCTGTCATAGGCTTCGCGGACGGATTCAAACAGATTGCCGACACCGCTGCCATGCAGCGCAGAGATAAAATGCACGCGCGCGAAATCGATAAAGCCCAGACGGAAGTCCAGCGTTTCTTTCACCTGCTCTTTCACTTCCTGAGTCAGGCCATCCCACTTGTTCACTACGATGACAAGTGAGCGCCCACTATTGAGGATGAAGCCCAGCAGCGACAGATCCTGATCAGAGATACCTTCGCGGGCATCAATCACCAGCATCACCACGTTAGCGTCTTCAATCGCCTGCAATGTTTTGATAACCGAGAACTTTTCCACCGCATCGGTGATTTTGCCGCGCTTACGCACTCCGGCAGTATCGATCAGCACGTATTCGCGCTCATCGCGTTCCATCGGGATATAAATACTGTCACGGGTGGTGCCTGGCATGTCATAAACCACCACGCGATCTTCACCCAGGATACGGTTAGTCAGTGTGGACTTACCGACGTTAGGACGACCGACAATCGCCAGCTTAATCGGCAGATCCTGCGGATTGAAGTCATCTTCGGGCTCTTCTTCACCGTTCTCGTCGGCTTCAAACTGCGCCCAGTATTCGGCGTCTTCATCCACCTCTTCCTGCGGCGCGGCATCGTCCATCCATGGCAGCAGGACGTGTTCCAGCAGACTGAGCACGCCACGGCCATGAGACGCGGCGATCGGATGAATCTCCCCCAGACCCAGCGAGTAGAAATCAACGATGGCCTGATCCGGATCGAGTCCGTCCGTTTTGTTGGCAACCAGGAACGTCGGTTTTTCACGAGAGCGTAAATGCTGGGCGATAGCTTCATCGGCAGGCATCAGGCCAGCACGCGCATCCACCATGAACAGCACCACATCCGCCTCTTCAATCGCCAGCAGCGACTGTTCCGCCATGCGGGTTTCTACGCCATCTTCGGTGCCGTCAATCCCACCGGTATCGATGCAGATAAACTCACGACCTTCAATCTCCGCACGACCGTACTTACGGTCACGAGTCAGACCCGGGAAATCCGCAACCAGCGCATCTCGGGTGCGAGTTAGACGGTTAAATAACGTGGATTTTCCGACGTTAGGGCGCCCGACAAGCGCGACCACAGGTACCATGTTTAAAGCCTCATTTTAAAAATCATCAGACAACAGACGCGATTTTTGCGCCGTTGTTAAAAACAGGAAAACGGCCCCTGCACCAGGAGCCGTTTTTTAAAGCGTACGACCAGGACGATTAACGTGTAATGGAATACACGGTACCGTCTTTGGCCTGGATCAGCAGTTTGCCATCGGCAGAGACCGGTTCGGTCAGGAAGCCGGAGCTGTCTACTTTCTGCTGAGCCACAAAACGGCCGTCTTCGACGTTAAGCCAGTGCAGATAACCTTCGCTGTCACCCACCACCAGGTTGCCATTATACAACGCCGGGGAAGTCAGCAGACGGTGCAGCAGATCGCTTTGCGTCCACAGCGTGACGCCGCCATCGGTAGTCAGCGCCAGTACGCGGTCATTCTGATCCACCAGGTAGATACGGTTACCGTCGACGATAAAGTCATTCACCGAGCCCAGTTCACGTTTCCACATGATCTGACCGCTGCGCAGATCCAGCGCAGTCAGGTTACCATTATAAGCCAGGGCGTAAACGACGCCATTAACGATTACCGGGGTGGTGTCCACATCGCTCAGACGGTCAATCTCAGTAGAACCGGTCGCCTGAGAAATACGCTGCTGCCAGATCATCTGGCCTTGCTGCATCAGTACGGCGCTCACGCGGCCGTTATCGCCACCGACAATGGCCGCGCCAAAGGCGGTTGCCGGCGCGGATTCGCCACGCAGGGACAGCGAAGGCATATCCAGGTTCACGGTCCACTTAATGGCGCCATCGGCTTCATTCAGTGCCTGCAACTGACCGTTGCTGGTATGAATCAGCACCATGCCGTCGCTAACTACCGGACGGGAGAGCGCTTCGCCCGCCACTTTGGTTTGCCATGCAACCGTACCGTCCGCCGCGTTCAGCGCATAAACCTGCGCTTTTTCGCTGCCGATATAGACGTGACCGCCTGCAACCGTTACGCCGCCAGACAACTGCGCTGACGAGCGTGAGAACCAGCCATCTTTCTCACCCAGGTTAACCGACCAGACTTCTTTTCCGTCATCAGCATTTAACGCTTTCACCACGCCAGCGCGATCGGCTGCGTAGACCACGTTATCGGCATACGCCGGGTGGAGGTTGGAATAGAAATCACCGATACCATTGCCTACAGACGTGCTCCAGGCTGTAGACGGGGTAAACTGATTTTCAACCACCGGTAATGGGGACATTTTAACAACGTCTTCTTCGCCACTAAACAGTGAACAGCCGCTCAACAGGGTAACGGAAAGCAGCCCTGGCAGAAGTAATTTACGCAATTGCATCGGGTCCCTCTCAGATGGACAAATTATTGATTTTCATCTGCATCATTTCGCTCAGTGCCGGGGAGGCGTTACTTTTCACGCCCGCTTCCCACGCACTACGCGCACCTTGTTTATCACCTTTGCTCAGCAATGCTTCGCCGCGCAGATCGGCAACAATTGCCGCCCATCCTTCACCCTTCACGCTATCCAGGGTTTTCAGCGCCGTATCCGCCTGCTTGAGTTGAACCTGAACGCGAGCAAGACGCAGCGTGATCACCGCGTTAAGATTCTCATCACTCGTGGCGGCCAGTCCCTGCTGAAGCTGGGCTGCGGCTTTCTCAAGTTGATTCTGATCGACAAACTGCTGCGCCAGTTCCATCGACGCTAACGCGCCGTAGGTGTTCTTATTGTCGGCAGCAAATTTCTCTGCGGCTGACAGGTCTTCCGCTTTACCCGCGCTGAGCGAACTCACCACGGTTTGATATGACAGAGAAGCAGAGCGTGCGGACTCAGTCTGATGACTGTTCCAGTAGCGCCAGCCTACCAGCGCACCAACACCTAAAATAACCCCAACAGCCAGAGCTTTGCCGTTTTCGGCAAAGAAGCGTTTAATCGCATCAACCTGGTCGTTTTCGTTCTCGTAAATTTCCACGCAGTCCTTCTCCTTAAGCCATTAACGTGCGCAAATGGGCGGCAACGCTATCCTGTGCCACCTCGGTTTGCTCACCGGAGCGCAAATCCTTCACTACAACGGTACCAGCAGCCACTTCGGACTCGCCAAGCACCAGTGCAACGCGGGCGCCCCATTTATCAGCTCGGGCAAACTGTTTCTTAAAGTTGCCGCCGCCGTGGTTTGTCATCAGCTTCACGCCCGGGATTTCATCACGCACGCGCTCGGCCAGTGTCATTGCCGCAGACTGCGTATCCGCGCCTGAAGCGACCAGGTATATATCGACAACAGAATCGGCTTTAAATTCCGGATTAACTGCCTGAACCAGTAAAACAAGTCGTTCCAGGCCCATTGCAAAACCCACTCCCGGGGTCGCGCGACCGCCGAGTTGCTCAACCAGTCCGTCATAACGACCGCCCGCACAGACGGTGCCTTGTGAACCCAGACTGCTGGTGACCCACTCAAACACCGTACGGTTATAGTAGTCGAGACCACGAACCAGACGCTGGTTGACGGTGTAGGCAATGCCAGCGGCTTCCAGCAGTTTGCACAGACCCGCAAAGTGTTCGCGGGAATCGTCATCCAGATAATCGCCAAGCTGAGGTGCATCGTTGAGCAACGCCTGCACTTCCGGATTCTTTGAATCCAGCACGCGCAGCGGGTTGGAGTACATGCGACGTTTGCAGTCTTCGTCCAGTTTCTCAACGTGCTGTTCGAGGAACGCCACCAGCGCATCGCGGTAGTTTGCACGCGCGTCCAGCGAGCCAATGGAGTTCAGCTCCAGATTGACATGCTCAGCAATACCCAGCGCGCGCCACCAGCGTGCGGTTAACATGATCAGTTCGGCATCAATATCCGGCCCTTGCAGACCAAAGGCTTCGACACCCAACTGATGAAACTGACGATAGCGCCCTTTCTGCGGACGCTCGTGGCGGAACATCGGCCCGATATACCACAGGCGCTGTTCCTGATTGTACAGGAGACCATGCTCGATGCCGGCGCGTACACAGCCCGCCGTGCCTTCCGGACGCAGCGTCAGGCTATCGCCATTGCGGTCCTCAAAGGTATACATCTCTTTTTCAACCACGTCGGTCACTTCACCGATCGCGCGTTTGAATAACGGGGTCTGCTCTACAATCGGCAAGCGGATTTCACTGTAACCGTAGCTGCCGAGCACGTTTTTGAGTGTGCCTTCAATGCGCTGCCAGATGGCGGTCTCGCCAGGCAGATAATCGTTCATGCCGCGAATGGCTTGAATGTTTTTTGCCACGTTTATTCTCTTTCTGAATATAAAAATGAACCCTCAGCGCTTCCCCGAGCGATACGGGAGCCATGCGGGTTCAATCATACACGGGAAGCACGCCGCTTCCCATCACGTTATTATTTTTCAACCTGCTGCACGTTAATCCGCTGCGCTTCGTCGAGCATTGTCGCTTTGGCGCGGATACGGGCTTCAAGCTGGTCAATCATATCGCTATTGTCCAGACGATCTTTACGCACGCCATCTTCATAGAGACCACTTTTCTTATTGCCGCCAGTTACGCCCAACGTGGAGACCAGCGCTTCGCCCGGTCCGTTAACCACGCAGCCAATAATGGATACATCCATAGGCGTAATGATGTCTTCCAGACGCTGTTCCAATGCGTTAACCGTACCAATCACGTCAAATTCCTGACGCGAACAGGTCGGACAGGCGATGAAGTTGATCCCGCGAGCACGAATGCGCAGAGACTTCAGGATATCGAAGCCAACCTTAATCTCTTCCACCGGATCGGCAGCCAGCGAAACGCGCAGCGTATCGCCAATCCCTTCGGAGAGCAGCAGGCCAAGACCGATTGCCGATTTCACCGCACCACTGCGCGCACCACCGGCTTCGGTGATCCCTAAATGCAGTGGTTGATCGATTTGCTTCGCCAGCAGACGATAGGATTCAACGGCGAGGAAAACGTCAGACGCTTTTACGCTGACCTTGAACTGATCAAAGTTCAGACGATCGAGATGATCCACATGGCGCATGGCCGATTCCAGCAAGGCCTGCGGCGTAGGTTCGCCGTACTTTTCCTGCAGATCTTTTTCCAGCGATCCGGCGTTAACACCGATACGAATCGGGATATTTTTATCACGCGCGCAATCCACCACCATGCGGATACGCTCTTCATTGCCGATGTTGCCTGGATTAATACGCAGGCAGTCAACACCGTACTCCGCCACTTTGAGTGCAATACGGTAGTCGAAGTGAATGTCGGCGACCAGCGGAACAGAAACCTGTTGCTTGATCAGTTTGAAGGCTTCTGCGGCATCCATCGTTGGTACGGAGACACGAACAATGTCAGCGCCAACGCGTTCCAGCGCTTTGATCTGATTAACCGTCGCTTCCACATCCGTGGTCCGCGTGTTGGTCATCGACTGGACGGCGATGGGTGCCCCATCGCCAATCGGCACATTCCCAACGTAAATACGCGTTGATTTTCTACGTTGAATTGGAGCCTGGTTATGCATGAAAAATCTCCCGCGTTACCCGTCTATTACTGCGCCGGTGATTGTTCGGCATTTAGGGTCAGACGCGCAACCTGATTAGTTCTGATAAAACGGCTCAGATCGACAGGTTTTCCTTGATACTGGATCTGCACCGCAGCCGGCGCGCCAATTTTAAGCTTGTAAGGCGCCTGACCGGTCAGGTTTAAATTGCCATCTTTACGCTGCATTCCGCTGAACAGCTTTTTGCCCGTCGCATCGCTCACTTCCAGCCAGCAATCGGCGGTAAAATTCATCACCAGTGCGTTTGGATCGGCAGCGGCTTCCACACCCGCCTGATTGGTCGGCAACGGTGCCGCACCATCCGGCGTTGCCGGTGTCACAGGAGAGGTTGTTGCGGTATCAACGTTGGCCTGAGAAGGCGCGACCACGGCGTTCTGCTGCGGGTCAACCGCAGGAGCCGTCGTCGGCGCAGGCGTTTGCGCCGTCTCCGCCGGACCGGTGGCCGCAGGCGTGTTGTCCTGCGTTGCCGTCGCGCTGGTATCCAGCGGCACGCTTTGC comes from the Citrobacter amalonaticus genome and includes:
- the xseA gene encoding exodeoxyribonuclease VII large subunit, whose translation is MLSSQTSAIFTVSRLNQTVRLLLEQEMGQVWISGEISNFSQPSSGHWYFTLKDDTAQVRCAMFRNSNRRVTFRPQHGQQVLVRANITLYEPRGDYQIIVESMQPAGEGLLQQKYEQLKAKLQAEGLFDQQHKQPLPSPAHCVGVITSKTGAALHDILHVLKRRDPSLPVIIYPTAVQGDDAPGQIVRAIELANTRQECDVLIVGRGGGSLEDLWSFNDERVARAIFASAIPVVSAVGHETDVTIADFIADLRAPTPSAAAEMVSRNQQELLRQILSAQQRLGMAMDYFLANRSRRFTQIYHRLQQQHPQLRLARQQTALERLHQRMNVAIDGQLKRTSQRQSRLLQRLSQQNPQPRIHRAQTRIQQLEYRLAENVRSRLSATRERFGNAVTHLEAVSPLSTLARGYSVSTANDGKVLKKVKQVKTGDVMTTRLEDGWVESQVTDIKPVKKRARK
- a CDS encoding zinc ribbon domain-containing protein, which codes for MELICPVCQNLLERNGETAHCATCHTDFTVEARCPDCHQPLQVLKACGAVDYFCQNGHGLISKKRVEFTLPDA
- a CDS encoding YfgM family protein; protein product: MEIYENENDQVDAIKRFFAENGKALAVGVILGVGALVGWRYWNSHQTESARSASLSYQTVVSSLSAGKAEDLSAAEKFAADNKNTYGALASMELAQQFVDQNQLEKAAAQLQQGLAATSDENLNAVITLRLARVQVQLKQADTALKTLDSVKGEGWAAIVADLRGEALLSKGDKQGARSAWEAGVKSNASPALSEMMQMKINNLSI
- the bamB gene encoding outer membrane protein assembly factor BamB; protein product: MQLRKLLLPGLLSVTLLSGCSLFSGEEDVVKMSPLPVVENQFTPSTAWSTSVGNGIGDFYSNLHPAYADNVVYAADRAGVVKALNADDGKEVWSVNLGEKDGWFSRSSAQLSGGVTVAGGHVYIGSEKAQVYALNAADGTVAWQTKVAGEALSRPVVSDGMVLIHTSNGQLQALNEADGAIKWTVNLDMPSLSLRGESAPATAFGAAIVGGDNGRVSAVLMQQGQMIWQQRISQATGSTEIDRLSDVDTTPVIVNGVVYALAYNGNLTALDLRSGQIMWKRELGSVNDFIVDGNRIYLVDQNDRVLALTTDGGVTLWTQSDLLHRLLTSPALYNGNLVVGDSEGYLHWLNVEDGRFVAQQKVDSSGFLTEPVSADGKLLIQAKDGTVYSITR
- the hisS gene encoding histidine--tRNA ligase, with the translated sequence MAKNIQAIRGMNDYLPGETAIWQRIEGTLKNVLGSYGYSEIRLPIVEQTPLFKRAIGEVTDVVEKEMYTFEDRNGDSLTLRPEGTAGCVRAGIEHGLLYNQEQRLWYIGPMFRHERPQKGRYRQFHQLGVEAFGLQGPDIDAELIMLTARWWRALGIAEHVNLELNSIGSLDARANYRDALVAFLEQHVEKLDEDCKRRMYSNPLRVLDSKNPEVQALLNDAPQLGDYLDDDSREHFAGLCKLLEAAGIAYTVNQRLVRGLDYYNRTVFEWVTSSLGSQGTVCAGGRYDGLVEQLGGRATPGVGFAMGLERLVLLVQAVNPEFKADSVVDIYLVASGADTQSAAMTLAERVRDEIPGVKLMTNHGGGNFKKQFARADKWGARVALVLGESEVAAGTVVVKDLRSGEQTEVAQDSVAAHLRTLMA
- the der gene encoding ribosome biogenesis GTPase Der: MVPVVALVGRPNVGKSTLFNRLTRTRDALVADFPGLTRDRKYGRAEIEGREFICIDTGGIDGTEDGVETRMAEQSLLAIEEADVVLFMVDARAGLMPADEAIAQHLRSREKPTFLVANKTDGLDPDQAIVDFYSLGLGEIHPIAASHGRGVLSLLEHVLLPWMDDAAPQEEVDEDAEYWAQFEADENGEEEPEDDFNPQDLPIKLAIVGRPNVGKSTLTNRILGEDRVVVYDMPGTTRDSIYIPMERDEREYVLIDTAGVRKRGKITDAVEKFSVIKTLQAIEDANVVMLVIDAREGISDQDLSLLGFILNSGRSLVIVVNKWDGLTQEVKEQVKETLDFRLGFIDFARVHFISALHGSGVGNLFESVREAYDSSTRRVSTAMLTRIMTMAVEDHQPPLVRGRRVKLKYAHAGGYNPPIVVIHGNQVKDLPDSYKRYLMNYFRKSLEVMGTPIRIQFKEGENPYANKRNTLTPTQMRKRKRLIKHIKKSK
- the ispG gene encoding flavodoxin-dependent (E)-4-hydroxy-3-methylbut-2-enyl-diphosphate synthase, producing MHNQAPIQRRKSTRIYVGNVPIGDGAPIAVQSMTNTRTTDVEATVNQIKALERVGADIVRVSVPTMDAAEAFKLIKQQVSVPLVADIHFDYRIALKVAEYGVDCLRINPGNIGNEERIRMVVDCARDKNIPIRIGVNAGSLEKDLQEKYGEPTPQALLESAMRHVDHLDRLNFDQFKVSVKASDVFLAVESYRLLAKQIDQPLHLGITEAGGARSGAVKSAIGLGLLLSEGIGDTLRVSLAADPVEEIKVGFDILKSLRIRARGINFIACPTCSRQEFDVIGTVNALEQRLEDIITPMDVSIIGCVVNGPGEALVSTLGVTGGNKKSGLYEDGVRKDRLDNSDMIDQLEARIRAKATMLDEAQRINVQQVEK
- the rodZ gene encoding cytoskeleton protein RodZ, whose translation is MNTEATHDQHEAQSTGVRLRNAREQLGLSQQAVAERLCLKVSTVRDIEDDKAPADLASTFLRGYIRSYARLVHIPEEELLPALEKQAPVRAAKVAPMQSFSLGKRRRKRDGWLMTFTWLVLFVVVGLTGAWWWQNHKAQQEEISTMADQSSAELNANSENTQSVPLDTSATATQDNTPAATGPAETAQTPAPTTAPAVDPQQNAVVAPSQANVDTATTSPVTPATPDGAAPLPTNQAGVEAAADPNALVMNFTADCWLEVSDATGKKLFSGMQRKDGNLNLTGQAPYKLKIGAPAAVQIQYQGKPVDLSRFIRTNQVARLTLNAEQSPAQ